A single window of Methanomassiliicoccales archaeon DNA harbors:
- a CDS encoding alpha/beta hydrolase, with amino-acid sequence MGEGTSGPVTNIDRAPSARGISEKIWVKINGIEQGMFIRSRDSMNPVLLFLHGGPGMPEFFLTKRYTTGLEELFTVVWWEQRGTGLSYSKDIPPETMTVEQFILDTLAMTNHLRDRFGQDKIYLMAHSGGSFYGIQAVARAPELFHAYIGVAQMSYQLRSEMQAYSYMLDRYRENGNRRMVRRLEKAAPSMTVPLPPSYDSIRDKAMHRLGIGTTRDMRSVVTGVFIPSWLSGEYTLREKMDIWRGKFFSMRLLRDTIFATDLTGIVKELEIPIYFFSGKHDHTVSYTEARSYFEGLKAPLKGFYTFELSAHSPMFEEPEKMRTILREDVLASKIDLADAL; translated from the coding sequence ATGGGTGAAGGCACATCGGGACCTGTCACAAATATCGACAGGGCTCCATCGGCCAGAGGCATCTCCGAGAAGATCTGGGTAAAGATCAATGGCATCGAACAGGGCATGTTCATCAGGAGTAGGGACAGTATGAATCCGGTCCTCCTCTTCCTGCATGGCGGTCCGGGAATGCCGGAGTTCTTCCTGACGAAGAGGTATACTACCGGTCTTGAGGAACTTTTTACCGTCGTTTGGTGGGAGCAGCGGGGAACAGGGCTCTCCTATAGTAAGGACATTCCGCCTGAGACCATGACCGTCGAACAGTTCATCTTGGATACGCTGGCCATGACCAATCATCTACGGGACCGGTTCGGCCAGGATAAGATCTATCTGATGGCCCATTCGGGCGGAAGCTTCTATGGGATACAGGCGGTGGCCAGGGCACCTGAGCTTTTCCACGCCTACATCGGCGTGGCCCAGATGTCATACCAGCTCAGGTCCGAGATGCAGGCGTACTCGTATATGCTCGATAGGTACAGGGAGAACGGCAACCGGAGGATGGTGAGGAGGCTGGAAAAGGCTGCGCCGTCCATGACCGTACCATTGCCGCCATCCTACGATTCGATACGTGACAAGGCAATGCATCGTCTGGGCATAGGAACGACCCGCGACATGAGGTCGGTCGTCACCGGCGTTTTCATCCCATCGTGGCTGAGCGGAGAGTACACACTGAGAGAGAAGATGGACATCTGGCGGGGCAAGTTCTTTTCCATGCGATTGCTGCGGGACACCATCTTCGCAACGGATCTGACCGGAATCGTGAAAGAACTGGAGATCCCGATCTATTTCTTCTCGGGCAAACACGATCATACAGTCTCCTACACGGAGGCTAGATCATATTTCGAAGGGCTGAAGGCGCCGCTGAAGGGATTCTACACCTTCGAACTTTCAGCGCACAGCCCCATGTTCGAGGAACCGGAAAAGATGAGGACTATCCTGAGAGAGGATGTGCTGGCAAGCAAGATCGACCTGGCCGATGCACTTTAG
- a CDS encoding pitrilysin family protein: MRTEQLLTVTKTPAGIPVITERLPQTRSAAVSISVGIGSRDEGPKQHGMAHFLEHMLFKGTKNRTFNQVNETIEEAGGYLNAFTTQEMTSFFSFSIDETVGTAQGLVQDIFCNPLMDKGYMELEKGVVKQEINNRLNDPERYIKNLLLRSLFKGGPLSRPVLGTDRSVDSFSSEDLLEFHSTKYRPPRMAVVACGNIDPDQVLGWATDSLDGMEKGKPVRRQKPKFYASIDAYPRKGDHMYVGLAFPGLTAKDPSSYGQDVLAAIIGGGASSRLNRRVREEEGLVYSIYMAPSSYSDSGTVESYFSTSADRVQRVIQIFGEELKRLKKDGLAPGELERAKHVLKGSILRNIGQPRDDMRMFAYHYMITGEVPLIDDEVRKYERVTEDEVMGLAQQLLVRKNMTAAIYGAKNVAESTAAFAQGIDF, from the coding sequence ATGAGGACCGAACAGCTGCTCACAGTGACCAAGACGCCCGCCGGCATACCGGTCATAACAGAACGTCTTCCCCAGACGCGATCTGCCGCCGTCTCGATCAGTGTCGGCATCGGTTCCCGGGACGAAGGGCCGAAGCAGCATGGCATGGCCCATTTCCTGGAGCATATGCTGTTCAAAGGCACCAAGAACCGTACCTTCAACCAGGTGAACGAGACCATCGAGGAGGCTGGCGGATATCTCAACGCTTTCACCACTCAGGAGATGACCTCGTTCTTCTCTTTCTCCATTGATGAGACGGTAGGTACGGCGCAGGGCCTGGTCCAGGACATCTTCTGCAATCCGCTCATGGACAAGGGCTACATGGAGCTGGAGAAGGGGGTAGTCAAGCAGGAGATAAATAACAGGCTGAACGACCCGGAACGGTACATCAAGAACCTGCTCCTGCGCTCGCTCTTCAAGGGCGGGCCGCTGTCACGGCCGGTGCTGGGCACCGACCGGAGCGTCGATTCGTTCTCTTCCGAGGACCTGCTGGAGTTCCATTCAACCAAATACCGGCCGCCCCGCATGGCGGTGGTCGCGTGCGGGAACATCGACCCGGACCAGGTGCTGGGATGGGCCACGGACTCTCTCGATGGCATGGAAAAAGGAAAACCGGTCAGGCGTCAGAAGCCCAAGTTCTATGCCTCCATCGACGCGTATCCCAGGAAGGGGGACCACATGTACGTGGGATTGGCATTCCCGGGATTGACCGCCAAGGACCCATCGAGCTATGGCCAGGATGTTCTGGCGGCGATCATCGGAGGCGGGGCTAGCTCCCGTCTCAACCGGAGGGTGAGGGAAGAGGAGGGGCTGGTCTACTCGATCTACATGGCACCGTCGTCCTATTCGGATTCGGGCACGGTCGAATCCTACTTCTCCACTTCAGCCGATCGGGTCCAGAGGGTCATCCAGATCTTCGGGGAAGAGCTCAAGCGGCTGAAAAAGGATGGGTTGGCGCCAGGAGAGCTTGAGCGGGCCAAGCATGTGCTCAAGGGAAGCATCCTCAGGAACATCGGGCAGCCCCGCGATGACATGCGGATGTTCGCCTACCACTACATGATCACCGGTGAGGTTCCGTTGATCGATGACGAGGTGAGGAAGTACGAAAGGGTCACGGAGGACGAGGTCATGGGGCTGGCCCAGCAGCTGCTGGTGCGCAAGAACATGACCGCCGCGATCTACGGGGCCAAGAACGTGGCCGAGTCCACGGCGGCGTTCGCCCAGGGAATTGACTTCTGA
- a CDS encoding biotin/lipoyl-containing protein produces the protein MVDLKLKITANGQVNEVNVEKNGGDYRVTIGDETYRVVLKENGVSINGELRPVTVEGALNEGATVTTSSRQMKVLVEPVREMAAIPIEAEASQSSKGSESKGSITAPMPGKIISIKVKAGDTVAQNQIVAVLEAMKMENEIQSEVAGTVQSVSVKPGETVEGGQVLLVVQ, from the coding sequence GTGGTTGATCTGAAGCTGAAGATAACCGCCAATGGGCAAGTGAACGAAGTGAACGTGGAGAAGAACGGCGGCGATTACCGGGTCACCATAGGGGACGAGACGTATCGCGTCGTGCTCAAGGAGAACGGGGTCTCCATCAACGGGGAGCTCAGGCCGGTTACCGTCGAGGGAGCGCTCAATGAGGGCGCCACCGTGACCACCAGCTCCCGTCAGATGAAGGTCCTGGTGGAACCGGTCCGTGAGATGGCCGCGATCCCGATCGAGGCCGAGGCCTCACAAAGCAGCAAAGGTTCCGAATCCAAGGGATCGATCACCGCCCCGATGCCGGGCAAGATCATCTCCATCAAGGTAAAGGCGGGAGATACGGTCGCTCAGAACCAGATCGTCGCCGTCCTCGAGGCGATGAAGATGGAGAACGAGATCCAGTCAGAGGTAGCCGGCACGGTGCAGAGCGTCTCCGTCAAGCCGGGGGAGACGGTCGAGGGCGGCCAGGTCCTGCTGGTCGTCCAGTGA
- a CDS encoding pyruvate/oxaloacetate carboxyltransferase, with the protein MKIKIMDTVLRDAHQSLLATRMRTEDMLPIAPLMDEIGYWSVEMWGGATFDSCLRYLKEDPWERITKLKKEMPNTRFQMLLRGQNIVGYRHYSDDIVEKFVQKAHDRGIDVFRIFDALNDTRNMQSAMRAAKRSGAIVEAAIAYTTSPVHSIETFVEMANRLKDLGADTLCIKDMAGLLKPYVAYDLVKQLREETALPVHMHCHATSGMSESSYVKGIEAGAEIIDTAISSMSQGTAQPPTESMVAMLRGTEYDTGLDLKKLQEISDYFEKVRLKYSDFESGHTGVDTNALIYQIPGGMISNLASQLKEAKQEHKIQEIYEEVPRVRADLGYPPLVTPTSQIVGTQATLNVISGERYKMVTNETKNLVRGLYGRTPAEIDPLIRKKIIGDEKPITVRPADLLEPEYDRLAQEIGALARNEEDVLTYALFPREAMEYFKDREMNEKGVNLKDIAAVAVLYMRSTEKKPTADVCAGKEDQWKIVARREQMRQGGWLI; encoded by the coding sequence ATGAAGATAAAGATAATGGACACGGTATTGCGGGACGCCCACCAATCGCTGCTGGCGACCAGGATGCGCACCGAGGACATGCTGCCCATAGCCCCGCTCATGGACGAGATCGGGTACTGGTCGGTGGAGATGTGGGGAGGTGCCACCTTCGACTCGTGCCTGCGGTACCTGAAGGAGGACCCGTGGGAGCGCATCACCAAGCTGAAGAAGGAAATGCCCAACACCCGGTTCCAGATGCTGCTGCGCGGGCAGAACATCGTGGGATACCGTCACTATTCAGATGACATCGTGGAGAAGTTCGTCCAGAAGGCGCACGACCGGGGCATCGACGTCTTCCGCATCTTCGACGCGCTCAACGACACCAGGAACATGCAGTCCGCCATGAGGGCGGCGAAGCGTTCCGGTGCGATAGTGGAGGCGGCCATCGCCTATACCACCTCGCCGGTCCACAGCATCGAGACCTTCGTGGAGATGGCCAACCGGCTGAAGGATCTGGGTGCCGACACCTTGTGCATCAAGGACATGGCCGGCCTGCTCAAGCCATATGTGGCCTACGACCTGGTCAAACAGCTGAGGGAGGAGACCGCCCTGCCGGTGCACATGCACTGCCATGCCACCTCCGGAATGTCAGAATCATCCTACGTCAAGGGGATCGAGGCCGGGGCCGAGATCATCGACACCGCAATCTCCTCCATGTCCCAGGGCACGGCGCAACCGCCCACCGAATCGATGGTGGCGATGCTCCGCGGGACCGAGTACGATACCGGACTGGACCTGAAGAAGCTGCAGGAGATCTCCGACTACTTCGAAAAGGTGCGCCTGAAGTACTCCGACTTCGAGAGCGGCCACACCGGCGTGGACACCAACGCCCTGATCTACCAGATACCCGGAGGGATGATCTCCAATCTGGCATCCCAGCTGAAGGAAGCAAAGCAGGAGCACAAGATCCAGGAGATCTATGAGGAGGTCCCCCGGGTACGGGCCGACCTCGGCTACCCGCCTTTGGTGACGCCGACCTCACAGATCGTAGGGACACAGGCCACTCTGAACGTCATCTCCGGCGAGCGGTACAAGATGGTCACCAACGAGACCAAGAACCTGGTGCGCGGGCTGTACGGGCGCACCCCGGCGGAGATCGATCCGCTCATACGCAAGAAGATCATCGGCGACGAGAAGCCCATCACCGTCCGTCCGGCCGACCTGCTCGAACCCGAGTATGACCGGCTGGCGCAGGAGATAGGCGCCCTGGCCCGGAACGAGGAGGATGTCCTCACCTATGCGCTTTTCCCAAGGGAGGCCATGGAGTACTTCAAGGACCGTGAGATGAACGAGAAAGGCGTCAACCTGAAGGACATCGCTGCGGTCGCCGTCCTGTACATGCGTTCCACCGAGAAGAAGCCCACGGCCGATGTCTGCGCAGGGAAGGAAGACCAGTGGAAGATCGTGGCCCGCCGCGAGCAGATGAGGCAGGGAGGGTGGTTGATCTGA
- a CDS encoding acyl-CoA carboxylase subunit beta, whose amino-acid sequence MGVEEANRELREMKRRSRAGGGADKQDKHHKQGKMTARERIDALLDPGSFVEFDAFVTHQSCHFGMDKHKVPGDGVVTGHGTVDGRQVYVFAQDFTVFAGSVGKMHAQKICKMYDFAVKTGAPIIGIYDSGGARIQEGADSLSGFGEIFFRNALASGVIPQIAMVMGPCAGGASFSPAMNDFVFMVKGKSHMFVVGPDVIKAVQKEDVSFEELGGAMTHATKSGTAHFVAEDDMDCIKKVKKLVSFLPSNNLDTAPHGAGKDDPDRREDSLDTIVPEDPAKGYDMREVIKKVVDDAEFMEVQENWARNIVVGFAHMDGISIGIVANEPSVYAGTLDNHSSIKAARFVRFCDSFNIPIVTFVDVPGYLPSAEQEYDGLVRNAAKLLYAYCDATTPKVTVITRKAIGGAYCVMSSKHIRTDINLAWPSAEIAIVGPEGAINIVYKQELIMADDPQVKRDELISEYRKAYASPYVAAERGYLDDIIEPKETRSRLISALHMLEKKRESRPTKKHGNIPL is encoded by the coding sequence ATGGGTGTCGAAGAAGCGAACAGGGAATTGCGGGAGATGAAACGGAGGTCCCGCGCCGGAGGCGGGGCGGACAAGCAGGACAAGCACCATAAGCAGGGCAAGATGACCGCCAGGGAGCGGATAGATGCTCTGCTGGACCCCGGTTCGTTCGTGGAGTTCGATGCCTTCGTGACCCACCAGTCCTGTCACTTCGGCATGGATAAGCACAAGGTCCCGGGTGACGGGGTCGTAACCGGCCATGGCACCGTCGACGGACGCCAGGTGTACGTCTTCGCCCAGGACTTCACCGTGTTCGCCGGTTCCGTCGGCAAGATGCACGCGCAGAAGATCTGCAAGATGTACGACTTCGCCGTGAAGACCGGTGCGCCCATAATCGGCATCTACGACTCCGGTGGCGCACGCATACAGGAAGGGGCCGATTCACTTTCCGGCTTCGGGGAGATATTCTTCCGGAACGCGTTGGCATCCGGCGTGATCCCGCAGATCGCCATGGTCATGGGACCTTGCGCGGGCGGCGCCTCGTTCTCACCGGCCATGAACGATTTCGTTTTCATGGTCAAGGGCAAGTCCCACATGTTCGTGGTCGGTCCGGACGTCATCAAGGCGGTCCAGAAGGAGGATGTGTCGTTCGAGGAACTGGGCGGGGCGATGACCCATGCCACCAAGAGCGGCACCGCCCACTTCGTCGCCGAGGACGACATGGACTGCATCAAGAAGGTCAAGAAACTGGTCTCGTTCCTGCCGTCCAACAACCTGGACACGGCGCCGCACGGTGCCGGGAAGGACGACCCGGACCGCCGGGAGGACTCGCTCGACACCATCGTGCCGGAGGATCCGGCCAAAGGGTACGACATGCGCGAAGTGATCAAGAAAGTGGTGGATGACGCCGAGTTCATGGAAGTGCAGGAGAACTGGGCCAGGAACATCGTGGTAGGCTTCGCCCACATGGACGGCATCAGCATCGGCATCGTCGCCAACGAGCCTTCCGTCTACGCCGGCACATTGGACAACCACTCGTCCATAAAGGCCGCCCGCTTCGTGCGCTTCTGCGACTCCTTCAACATCCCGATCGTGACCTTCGTCGATGTCCCCGGGTATCTGCCTTCCGCCGAACAGGAGTACGATGGCCTGGTCCGGAACGCGGCCAAGCTGCTGTATGCATACTGTGATGCCACGACCCCCAAGGTCACGGTCATCACCCGAAAGGCGATCGGTGGGGCGTACTGCGTCATGTCGTCCAAGCACATCCGCACCGACATCAACCTGGCATGGCCGTCCGCCGAGATCGCCATCGTCGGACCGGAAGGGGCCATCAACATAGTCTATAAACAGGAACTGATAATGGCAGATGACCCGCAGGTGAAGCGGGACGAGCTCATCTCCGAGTACCGGAAGGCCTATGCGTCGCCGTACGTGGCCGCAGAACGGGGATACCTCGACGACATCATCGAACCGAAGGAGACCAGGTCCAGATTGATCAGCGCCCTGCACATGTTGGAGAAGAAGAGAGAGTCGAGACCGACCAAGAAGCATGGCAACATTCCGCTATGA
- a CDS encoding biotin--[acetyl-CoA-carboxylase] ligase — MIIGRKVIVKDEVASTNDLMKSLANEGEEEGLVVTAKVQVAGRGRMGRTWSSPEGGVYLSVLLRPKVPVHDMLRMTVLACVPVAQTIEEASGCRATVKWPNDVEINGQKVAGLLVESLSKGSEIAYLVLGIGINLNVEPESLGVPGATSVSACAGKVFDREAFLNILLYRLDTFYASFLKGTFEASEYTRRSSTIGSEIEVESDGTTIVGKATGVDATGALVLVSEDGSEHRLSSVQATTIRKSNR; from the coding sequence ATGATCATCGGAAGAAAGGTCATCGTCAAGGACGAGGTCGCATCGACCAATGATCTGATGAAATCCCTGGCGAACGAAGGCGAGGAGGAAGGCCTGGTCGTCACCGCAAAGGTCCAGGTTGCTGGCAGGGGCAGGATGGGGCGCACCTGGTCATCGCCTGAAGGAGGCGTCTATCTTTCCGTCCTCCTGAGGCCGAAGGTGCCGGTCCACGACATGCTCCGGATGACGGTCCTCGCCTGCGTTCCCGTGGCCCAGACCATCGAGGAAGCGTCCGGATGCAGGGCGACCGTAAAATGGCCTAACGACGTCGAGATCAACGGACAGAAGGTCGCCGGCCTGCTGGTGGAGTCGCTGTCCAAGGGGAGCGAGATCGCCTACTTGGTTCTGGGCATCGGTATCAACCTGAACGTGGAGCCGGAGAGCCTGGGGGTTCCGGGGGCCACCTCGGTGAGCGCCTGTGCCGGCAAAGTATTCGACCGGGAGGCGTTCCTCAATATTCTCCTTTACCGTCTGGACACCTTCTATGCGTCGTTCCTGAAAGGAACGTTCGAGGCGTCCGAGTATACCAGACGGTCATCCACGATAGGCTCGGAGATCGAGGTCGAGTCGGACGGAACGACGATCGTTGGGAAAGCGACCGGGGTGGATGCCACCGGAGCGCTCGTGTTGGTCTCGGAGGACGGCAGCGAACACCGGCTGTCATCGGTGCAAGCGACCACCATAAGGAAGTCCAATCGGTAA